In Dermacentor variabilis isolate Ectoservices chromosome 11, ASM5094787v1, whole genome shotgun sequence, one genomic interval encodes:
- the LOC142564533 gene encoding uncharacterized protein LOC142564533 isoform X1: MPLDKLFPGSLYNVQQRRRCNDGPDATGRHQPAARAHATTGCLSPPFDVHEGPAAKTANRTFVWSLDNVHALLRCNDGDGDSGATSTFSERILVGGSTTCRESYAAMKMETSLGTRSSRRILVGGSTTCRESYAAMKMETSSGTRSSRRVIKRCSSWNQQPESTM; encoded by the exons GTTATTTCCTGGGTCACTCTACAACGTGCAGCAACGGCGGCGTTGTAACGATGGCCCCGACGCCACCG GTCGTCATCAACCAGCCGCTAGAGCCCATGCTACAACGGGATGCTTGAGTCCACCATTTGACGTTCATGAAGGCCCTGCCGCTAAAACAGCGAACCG GACCTTTGTGTGGTCGCTTGACAACGTGCATGCGTTGCTACGCTGTAACGACGGTGACGGCGACTCCGGTGCAACGTCGACGTTCTCGGAAAG GATCCTTGTGGGTGGCTCTACAACGTGCAGGGAAAGCTACGCTGCCATGAAGATGGAAACCAGTTTGGGCACTAGAAGTTCTCGGAG GATCCTTGTGGGTGGCTCTACAACGTGCAGGGAAAGCTACGCTGCCATGAAGATGGAAACCAGTTCGGGCACTAGAAGTTCTCGGAG GGTTATAAAGAGGTGTTCTTCCTGGAACCAGCAACCTGAGTCTACAATGTGA
- the LOC142564533 gene encoding uncharacterized protein LOC142564533 isoform X2 — protein MPLDKLFPGSLYNVQQRRRCNDGPDATGRHQPAARAHATTGCLSPPFDVHEGPAAKTANRTFVWSLDNVHALLRCNDGDGDSGATSTFSERVMVEPLDNVQKKVGDKVLRIDICGSLWVALQRAGKATLP, from the exons GTTATTTCCTGGGTCACTCTACAACGTGCAGCAACGGCGGCGTTGTAACGATGGCCCCGACGCCACCG GTCGTCATCAACCAGCCGCTAGAGCCCATGCTACAACGGGATGCTTGAGTCCACCATTTGACGTTCATGAAGGCCCTGCCGCTAAAACAGCGAACCG GACCTTTGTGTGGTCGCTTGACAACGTGCATGCGTTGCTACGCTGTAACGACGGTGACGGCGACTCCGGTGCAACGTCGACGTTCTCGGAAAG GGTGATGGTTGAGCCACTCGACAACGTGCAGAAAAAAGTCGGCGACAAGGTTCTCCGCATTGACATTTGTG GATCCTTGTGGGTGGCTCTACAACGTGCAGGGAAAGCTACGCTGCCATGA